The following are encoded together in the Acidimicrobiales bacterium genome:
- a CDS encoding FHA domain-containing protein yields the protein MGAYLEVWVAHRAELLPLDGDRPVVVGRANSNDVVLSSDSTVSRVHAAIVRYASGWCVRDLGSANGTFINGQRIAGERAVQPGDEILVGSSRLVLRGDSPLSGRETLAPERPPNLTGRERDVLIALCRSLLSGAEFAQPASVREIAQELVVSEAAVKSHLLNLYDKFGIDTSAGSRRVRLAQEALRMRAVTAHDVQTNR from the coding sequence TTGGGTGCGTACCTTGAGGTGTGGGTCGCCCATCGAGCCGAGCTCCTGCCGCTCGATGGCGATCGTCCGGTTGTAGTAGGGCGGGCCAACTCGAACGACGTGGTGCTCAGCTCCGACAGCACAGTGTCTCGGGTCCATGCAGCGATAGTTCGTTACGCGAGCGGCTGGTGCGTGCGTGACCTCGGGTCCGCTAACGGGACTTTTATCAACGGTCAGCGCATAGCCGGAGAACGGGCGGTGCAGCCCGGTGACGAGATCTTGGTTGGCTCGTCGCGTTTGGTTCTGCGGGGCGATTCGCCACTCAGCGGACGGGAGACGCTGGCCCCGGAGCGTCCACCGAACCTGACGGGACGTGAACGCGACGTTCTGATCGCGCTATGCCGTTCGCTGTTGAGCGGTGCTGAGTTTGCTCAGCCTGCCAGCGTTCGCGAGATTGCCCAAGAGCTCGTCGTCAGTGAGGCGGCGGTCAAATCGCACCTCCTCAACCTCTACGACAAATTCGGGATCGACACCTCCGCCGGGTCGCGACGGGTCCGGCTGGCCCAGGAGGCCCTCCGGATGCGCGCCGTTACCGCCCACGATGTTCAGACGAACCGGTGA
- a CDS encoding helix-turn-helix domain-containing protein encodes MLASQLIREARRRGGLSQAEMARRLATTQSVIARLEAGKTEPSLERVREIVEAAGLTLRFELVNADVNSADWAAIARNLTLGPEERWDKAVASARFVQAGRRAPSRR; translated from the coding sequence GTGCTTGCTAGTCAGTTGATTCGTGAGGCGCGCCGTCGTGGCGGCCTGTCTCAGGCCGAGATGGCCCGTCGCCTAGCCACTACCCAGTCCGTTATCGCCCGACTCGAGGCGGGGAAGACGGAGCCAAGTCTTGAACGGGTTCGTGAAATTGTCGAGGCAGCGGGACTAACTCTTCGGTTCGAACTCGTGAACGCAGACGTCAACTCAGCTGATTGGGCTGCGATAGCCCGCAACCTGACACTTGGCCCAGAGGAGCGCTGGGATAAGGCTGTCGCTTCTGCTCGGTTCGTCCAAGCGGGCAGGCGGGCGCCGTCCCGGCGATGA
- a CDS encoding sigma-70 family RNA polymerase sigma factor, with protein sequence MSDFEAFFAQEYQSVTRALALAFGDRRTAENASQEGFSRALARWGLVQTMEHPAAWVYVAALRYERRRAFRDRIPLLSAARRERDEAEEITNRILVLTLLNLLTPRQRRAVVLRYLADLSLEDVAKALGCKVGTVKATLHQSLGVLGQAIGRSRSDANL encoded by the coding sequence GTGTCGGATTTCGAGGCTTTCTTCGCCCAGGAGTATCAGTCAGTGACCCGGGCGTTGGCGCTCGCGTTCGGTGACCGCCGGACGGCGGAGAACGCATCCCAAGAGGGGTTCAGTCGAGCATTAGCGCGATGGGGTCTCGTTCAGACGATGGAGCACCCCGCAGCCTGGGTCTACGTCGCTGCGCTCCGCTACGAACGCCGCCGAGCGTTCAGGGATCGGATACCGCTTCTCAGCGCTGCTCGACGCGAGCGGGACGAAGCCGAAGAAATCACTAACCGAATACTGGTCCTGACCCTCTTGAACCTTCTGACCCCTCGGCAGAGAAGGGCGGTCGTCTTGCGCTATCTCGCTGACCTATCGCTCGAGGACGTGGCAAAAGCTCTCGGCTGCAAGGTCGGAACGGTCAAAGCCACCTTGCACCAGTCGCTAGGCGTACTCGGCCAAGCAATCGGGAGGAGCCGGAGCGATGCAAACCTCTGA
- a CDS encoding PASTA domain-containing protein has product MQTSDLRTLLQQGADALDVPTQDSRGRVAVRARRLRRRRRAAQILLAGVLAGSAAVGALVALGHGRTGTQTVTVTGSISSVPPKPSNFSASPTVVKMLHNYAHPGSWISGVSRVQLKETAFGAYASWAASQGYPPGTMKIGSPPDIPVFNSDTPIYVIFQVGPNNCAVIHGCTNGHTDWVVTVLLVSDLRGPEELIASGPTAPMLESFSSMPGPEADLDTATGQITSSPSPVGPLPTTVTPPTSSSLVSIPRLVDESVGTARTTLESLGFVVAVEYSTTTVAPQGDVIAETPAAGTIAPAGAHVSLTVSAGPPPVSTTSAR; this is encoded by the coding sequence ATGCAAACCTCTGATTTACGCACACTCCTCCAGCAAGGGGCCGATGCACTCGACGTTCCGACACAGGATTCCCGAGGCCGCGTAGCTGTTCGCGCTCGTCGGCTACGCAGGCGACGCCGGGCAGCCCAGATACTTCTGGCGGGCGTCCTTGCGGGTAGCGCTGCGGTCGGAGCGCTGGTCGCGCTCGGTCACGGTCGTACTGGCACGCAGACGGTGACGGTGACAGGCTCGATTAGCTCCGTTCCGCCTAAACCCTCCAACTTCTCGGCCAGTCCCACGGTTGTGAAAATGCTTCACAATTACGCCCACCCGGGTAGCTGGATTTCGGGGGTCTCGAGGGTGCAGCTAAAGGAGACCGCGTTCGGTGCCTACGCTTCTTGGGCGGCGTCGCAGGGGTATCCGCCGGGAACCATGAAGATCGGGAGCCCACCCGATATCCCTGTCTTCAACTCCGACACTCCCATCTACGTCATCTTCCAGGTCGGCCCCAACAACTGCGCGGTCATCCACGGGTGCACCAACGGCCATACCGACTGGGTGGTCACCGTCTTGTTGGTGAGCGATCTTCGAGGTCCTGAAGAACTGATCGCCTCCGGCCCCACCGCCCCGATGCTCGAGTCGTTCTCGTCAATGCCAGGCCCCGAAGCGGATCTCGACACCGCGACGGGTCAGATCACCAGCAGCCCATCGCCAGTAGGACCGCTCCCCACCACCGTCACTCCGCCGACCAGCTCGTCGCTGGTCAGTATCCCGCGCCTCGTCGACGAGTCGGTGGGGACTGCCCGAACGACGCTGGAATCCTTGGGATTCGTAGTGGCGGTCGAATACTCGACAACCACCGTGGCGCCCCAGGGCGACGTGATTGCTGAAACCCCGGCCGCAGGAACGATCGCTCCGGCGGGCGCCCACGTGTCACTTACCGTTTCGGCGGGGCCGCCTCCGGTGTCCACCACATCGGCTCGTTAG
- a CDS encoding helix-turn-helix transcriptional regulator, with protein MAGTGKGVTPRQRLFGDRVRQRRLALDLSQEGLAHKAGLHRTYIGSLETGDRNPSLDLIARLAKALGCDAADLVKGTQSLPGREAPSC; from the coding sequence GTGGCCGGAACCGGGAAGGGCGTCACGCCTCGTCAGCGATTATTCGGTGATCGGGTGCGGCAACGGCGGCTCGCCCTCGACCTGTCCCAGGAAGGGCTTGCGCACAAAGCTGGACTGCACCGGACCTACATCGGCTCCCTCGAGACTGGCGACCGCAACCCCAGCCTCGACCTCATCGCCCGCCTTGCCAAAGCGCTGGGCTGCGACGCCGCTGATCTGGTCAAGGGGACCCAATCACTGCCGGGGCGAGAAGCTCCCAGCTGTTGA
- a CDS encoding helix-turn-helix domain-containing protein, with amino-acid sequence MPTGPIRHPGEGPKTAKDTPDVEHMGVIKAQVVEREPRITALREELERETRDQGVDMALLSSWGLSYRRIAAIAGVVPQTVINRVTGVRPEQVSAVQSAGVAATVRVEPVRTKTHRTIDINGSDKRPKFFTVGEVAEALKMSTKTVRRRIADGSLKAARIGSSIRIAEADLLEFMEKSRGRPHTNPKLRIIKKRKQP; translated from the coding sequence ATGCCCACTGGACCCATCCGACACCCCGGCGAAGGTCCGAAAACCGCCAAGGACACGCCTGACGTCGAACATATGGGGGTCATAAAAGCGCAGGTGGTGGAGAGGGAGCCCAGGATTACAGCTTTGAGGGAGGAACTGGAGCGGGAAACGCGCGATCAGGGCGTCGACATGGCGCTCCTTTCCTCCTGGGGCCTGAGCTACCGGCGAATCGCTGCCATAGCTGGCGTAGTTCCTCAGACCGTCATCAACCGCGTCACGGGCGTGCGACCAGAGCAAGTCTCCGCGGTTCAGTCAGCGGGGGTTGCCGCGACGGTCCGTGTCGAGCCTGTGCGGACAAAGACACATCGAACCATCGACATCAACGGGTCGGACAAGCGGCCCAAGTTCTTCACCGTCGGAGAGGTCGCTGAAGCCCTGAAAATGTCCACCAAGACAGTTCGACGGCGGATAGCCGACGGATCGCTCAAGGCTGCGCGGATCGGCAGCTCGATCCGAATAGCCGAGGCCGACCTGTTGGAGTTCATGGAAAAGTCCCGCGGCAGGCCCCATACGAATCCCAAGCTGCGGATCATCAAGAAGAGAAAGCAGCCGTAG
- a CDS encoding helicase-related protein, giving the protein MDEQVVYRDQEDFLGLEAGASRQWSFTGDPALFRLVAEARRIRLAYLFDPRLAVHLSLIEPLPHQITAVYGEMLPRQPLRFCLADDPGAGKTIMAGLYIKELMLRGDLQRCLVVAPGGLVAQWQDELYEKFGLSFDILTKDLIEASRTGDPFFERPLLLARLDHLSRRDDLVEHLAASDWDLVVVDEAHRMAAHYFGNEVKETKRYRLGKALGAVARHLLLMTATPHAGKEEDFQLFMALLDADRFEGKQRDGVHTADTSDLMRRMVKEKLLRFDGRPLFPERRAYTVDYELTDAEMLLYAEVTDYVAEEMGRADRLKDEGEGRRGNRVGFAVTVLQRRLASSPEAIYQSLARRRKRLEDRAREAKAQTRVASILANQQLAVDIEDLDEDIEDLEGEELEELEEQLVDEATSARTLAELEAEIATLTRLEGRADAVRKSGVDKKWTQLLTVLGDEPEMFDHSGARRKLIVFTEHRDTLNYLVTKLSSYLGKAEAVVAIHGGVPREQRRVIQERFTQDPDCTILVATDAAGEGLNLQRAHLLVNYDLPWNPNRIEQRFGRVHRIGQTEVCHLWNLVATETREGQVYARLLDKLSEMRESLGKDQVFDVLGDALPGSELKDLLIQAIRYGDRPEVKAQLDEVIDGRVGEGLAELVQQHALSSEIISTADLERIRADMLEAEARKLQPGYVHAWFAQAFGNLGGRMSDRESSRYEVTFVPAEIRHRDRLIGNTVPVLPRYQRVTFDKALIRQEGVPLAELVAPGHPLLEAVLDIITERHSMLLEEGAVLVDPSETRREPAVLVFLEHAVTDARTDPGGNRRTVSRRFQFVEITDSGELRPAGYAPYLDARAPTEDEASRIKELLPKMTWLGGDIESRALDYGIDTLASEHLAEVRQNTLERVEKVKAAVQARLTREITYWDHRASDLQLQADAGKTPRMNPDRAASRADELQRRKQTRLGELDREAQLASQPPVVVGAALVLPARLLAGGTPVGHRPPTIDTEEVERRAVDAVLRIEAEAGRTAKEMPHFNPGYDVRSTAQDGTITFLEVKGRVSSARTFVVTQNELRFAANIPDAYVLAMVDVSEDGPDHDRVRYLMKPFGADVRLPFDTTSTTLAWTPYWQRATPQDI; this is encoded by the coding sequence GTGGATGAACAGGTCGTCTACCGAGACCAGGAGGACTTTCTCGGACTCGAGGCCGGCGCTAGTCGCCAATGGTCATTTACGGGCGATCCGGCTTTGTTCCGGCTGGTCGCTGAAGCGCGACGGATTCGACTGGCCTACCTGTTCGATCCCAGGCTCGCGGTCCACCTCTCACTAATCGAGCCTCTCCCCCACCAGATCACCGCGGTCTACGGGGAGATGCTGCCGCGCCAGCCCTTGCGGTTCTGTCTCGCTGACGACCCCGGAGCCGGCAAGACGATCATGGCCGGCCTCTACATCAAGGAGCTCATGCTTCGAGGGGATCTCCAGAGGTGCCTGGTAGTTGCTCCCGGTGGTCTGGTAGCTCAGTGGCAGGACGAGTTGTATGAGAAGTTCGGCCTCAGCTTCGACATCTTGACCAAGGACCTAATTGAGGCGTCCCGTACCGGTGATCCGTTCTTCGAGCGACCGCTGCTTCTCGCGCGACTTGACCACCTATCTCGCCGGGACGATCTCGTCGAGCATCTGGCCGCGTCGGACTGGGACTTGGTGGTTGTCGACGAAGCTCATCGGATGGCCGCTCACTATTTCGGCAATGAGGTCAAAGAAACCAAGCGATACCGGCTCGGCAAAGCCCTGGGGGCCGTTGCTCGCCACTTGTTGCTTATGACCGCCACTCCCCATGCAGGGAAAGAGGAAGATTTCCAGTTGTTCATGGCCCTCCTCGACGCTGACCGCTTCGAGGGCAAACAGCGAGACGGAGTCCACACGGCCGACACATCCGACCTGATGCGTCGGATGGTTAAGGAGAAGCTCCTCCGCTTCGATGGTCGGCCCCTGTTTCCCGAACGGAGGGCCTACACGGTCGACTACGAGCTGACGGACGCTGAAATGCTGCTCTACGCCGAGGTCACCGACTACGTGGCCGAGGAGATGGGCCGGGCGGATCGTCTGAAAGACGAAGGTGAGGGCCGGCGGGGTAACCGGGTCGGATTCGCGGTTACAGTTCTGCAACGTCGCTTGGCGTCGAGTCCCGAGGCGATCTACCAATCCTTGGCGCGGCGGCGGAAGCGGCTTGAGGACCGAGCGCGGGAGGCCAAGGCACAGACCAGGGTGGCGTCCATCCTCGCCAATCAGCAGCTGGCAGTAGATATAGAAGACCTTGACGAGGACATCGAAGATCTCGAAGGTGAAGAGCTCGAGGAGCTGGAGGAGCAGCTGGTTGACGAGGCAACGAGCGCCCGCACTCTCGCCGAACTGGAAGCTGAAATCGCCACGCTCACCCGGCTGGAGGGCCGAGCCGACGCCGTCAGGAAGTCCGGCGTGGACAAGAAGTGGACTCAGCTGCTGACGGTGCTGGGCGACGAACCGGAGATGTTCGACCACAGCGGTGCGCGCCGGAAGCTGATCGTGTTCACCGAGCACCGCGACACCCTCAACTACCTGGTCACCAAACTGAGCTCTTATCTCGGCAAGGCCGAAGCCGTGGTAGCGATTCACGGGGGAGTGCCCCGAGAACAGCGCCGTGTGATCCAGGAACGATTTACACAGGACCCCGACTGCACCATCCTCGTCGCGACAGATGCCGCGGGAGAAGGACTCAACCTTCAGCGCGCTCATCTGCTGGTCAACTACGACCTGCCCTGGAACCCGAACAGGATCGAGCAGCGATTCGGTCGGGTCCACCGCATCGGCCAGACCGAGGTCTGTCACCTCTGGAACCTGGTCGCCACCGAAACCCGTGAGGGTCAGGTGTATGCACGGCTCCTCGACAAGCTGAGCGAGATGCGTGAATCGCTCGGCAAGGACCAGGTCTTCGACGTACTCGGCGACGCCCTGCCCGGCAGCGAACTCAAGGACCTACTCATCCAGGCCATCCGCTACGGCGACCGCCCAGAAGTCAAAGCCCAACTCGACGAGGTTATCGACGGCAGGGTCGGTGAGGGACTGGCCGAACTGGTGCAGCAGCATGCCCTCAGCTCGGAAATCATCAGCACCGCCGATCTCGAACGAATACGAGCTGACATGCTCGAAGCCGAAGCCCGCAAACTTCAACCCGGATATGTCCACGCCTGGTTTGCACAAGCCTTCGGCAATCTCGGTGGTCGGATGTCAGACCGGGAGAGCAGCAGATATGAAGTCACCTTCGTTCCCGCCGAGATACGGCACCGCGACCGGCTCATCGGTAACACCGTTCCCGTGCTCCCCCGTTATCAGCGCGTCACTTTCGACAAGGCTCTCATTCGCCAAGAAGGCGTACCCCTAGCCGAGCTCGTCGCACCCGGCCATCCGCTACTAGAGGCCGTTCTCGACATCATCACCGAGCGCCACAGCATGCTTCTAGAGGAAGGAGCGGTACTGGTTGATCCCTCGGAGACTCGACGGGAACCTGCGGTGCTCGTCTTCCTTGAGCATGCGGTCACCGACGCTCGCACGGACCCTGGCGGTAATCGGCGTACCGTCTCGCGCCGGTTCCAATTCGTCGAGATAACTGATTCCGGTGAACTCCGGCCCGCTGGCTATGCCCCATACCTCGACGCGAGAGCACCCACAGAGGACGAGGCGAGCCGCATCAAGGAACTCCTCCCCAAAATGACCTGGCTAGGCGGCGACATCGAAAGCCGCGCCTTGGACTACGGCATAGACACCCTTGCCTCCGAACATCTTGCCGAGGTGCGCCAGAACACACTGGAGCGTGTCGAGAAGGTCAAGGCTGCTGTCCAGGCCCGCCTTACCAGGGAAATCACGTACTGGGACCACCGGGCTAGCGACCTCCAACTCCAAGCCGACGCCGGGAAAACGCCTCGGATGAATCCCGACCGGGCTGCTTCCCGAGCCGACGAACTACAACGTCGCAAACAGACGCGGCTGGGCGAACTCGACAGGGAGGCCCAGCTGGCCTCCCAACCCCCTGTTGTCGTTGGAGCAGCGCTGGTACTCCCTGCTCGACTCCTTGCGGGCGGCACTCCGGTCGGACATCGACCCCCGACCATTGACACCGAAGAAGTCGAGCGACGAGCCGTAGACGCCGTCCTACGGATCGAAGCAGAAGCTGGCAGGACCGCGAAGGAGATGCCGCATTTCAATCCGGGATACGACGTTCGGTCCACCGCGCAGGACGGAACGATCACCTTCCTCGAGGTGAAGGGCCGGGTGTCCAGCGCGAGGACCTTCGTCGTCACGCAGAACGAGCTCCGGTTCGCCGCGAACATCCCCGATGCTTACGTCCTCGCGATGGTCGATGTTTCCGAGGACGGGCCTGACCATGACCGAGTCAGGTATCTGATGAAGCCGTTTGGTGCCGATGTCAGACTGCCGTTCGATACCACCTCAACCACCCTCGCCTGGACGCCGTACTGGCAACGGGCCACACCGCAGGACATCTGA
- a CDS encoding DUF1156 domain-containing protein: protein MATKLIEVALPLDLINKEAAREKSIRQGHPSTLHLWWARRPLAACRAVLFAQLVDDPSAHPERFPTEEAQDAERQRLFRIIERLVPWEASTDEKLLEEARAEIRKCYPEAVPRIMDPFCGGGSIPLEAQRLGVEVDASDLNPVAVLITKALTEIPNRFSGRAPVHPMDHDRLRLEGWTGSAGLADDVRWYGNWMRGQAEERIGHLYPKANLPDGRQAKVIAWLWARTVTCQNPACGALVPLARSFWLNTKAGTETWVNPIRDVTTNRIRFDIGHGKSGPPVEGTVTRTGAVCLFCNSPTSLPYIRSEGKAGRLGAQLMAVVTEGNRKREYLPPDPNQESAGLLDRPNGAPDTELPEQALGFRVQLYGMTGHSDLFTNRQLTTLCTLTDLVSEARALILTDSGGDHDYANAVATYLAFVCSSIADDLSTIVTWRSGHGTGATRSTFARQALPMTWDFAEANPFASAAGDLGTSAEAQAKTIERLPAKGSVCVRQADAMSVDFTGHVLATDPPYYDNIGYADLSDYFYVWLRRSLHTAYPDLFSTLLTPKTEELIASPFRHSGSRDLAEAHFEQGFARVFSKAASGSDTDTPMIVFYAFKQSEADAEEEGLSGTRQAVASTGWEKMLTALLGAGLSVTATWPMRTERGSRSVGIGTNALASSIILACRSRSLDAGVTDRRGFQQALRGRLREDLRILQSGGIAPVDLAQAAIGPGMAVFSRYERVIEPDGRSMSVRRALQLINQVLDEVTAEQEGEFDEDTRWAIAWFSEHGMDDGSYGRADDLSRAKNVSVDGLVRAGIVKSGGGKVRLLDRSELDAAWDPRTDPRLTVWEVTQHLIRRLMDDSEASAAELLARVGGLGDAARDLAYRLFQIAESKKWAKEASPYNALAAAWPELSRLAAAGPMGQGSLNV from the coding sequence ATGGCCACCAAGCTCATAGAAGTCGCTCTGCCCCTCGACCTCATCAACAAAGAAGCAGCCCGCGAAAAGTCAATCCGCCAAGGGCACCCTTCCACACTGCACCTTTGGTGGGCCCGCAGACCCCTTGCCGCCTGTCGTGCCGTCCTATTCGCTCAGCTAGTGGACGATCCGTCGGCGCACCCCGAACGATTTCCAACAGAAGAAGCCCAAGACGCCGAACGGCAGCGCCTGTTTCGAATCATCGAGCGCCTCGTTCCTTGGGAGGCGTCTACTGACGAGAAGCTGCTTGAGGAAGCTCGGGCCGAGATAAGAAAGTGTTATCCAGAGGCTGTTCCTCGCATCATGGACCCTTTCTGCGGAGGTGGCTCCATCCCGCTTGAGGCCCAACGTCTAGGTGTTGAGGTAGACGCCAGCGATCTCAATCCCGTTGCGGTTCTGATCACTAAAGCCCTGACCGAGATTCCCAACCGGTTCTCTGGACGTGCTCCCGTCCATCCGATGGATCACGATCGCTTACGTTTGGAAGGCTGGACGGGTTCCGCCGGTCTAGCCGACGATGTTCGCTGGTACGGCAACTGGATGCGAGGCCAAGCAGAAGAGCGAATCGGTCATCTCTATCCCAAGGCCAACCTCCCAGACGGTAGACAAGCGAAGGTCATCGCCTGGCTTTGGGCTCGCACAGTTACTTGTCAGAACCCCGCCTGCGGAGCTCTGGTTCCTCTGGCCCGTTCCTTCTGGCTCAATACGAAAGCAGGAACCGAAACCTGGGTGAACCCTATTCGTGATGTCACCACCAACCGCATTCGCTTTGACATTGGTCACGGAAAGTCCGGTCCACCCGTTGAAGGGACAGTAACCCGAACTGGGGCGGTTTGCCTTTTCTGCAATAGTCCTACGTCGCTCCCTTACATACGCTCCGAAGGCAAGGCGGGACGCTTGGGAGCACAACTGATGGCTGTGGTCACTGAAGGCAATCGCAAGCGGGAGTATCTACCTCCGGATCCGAACCAAGAATCTGCGGGCTTACTAGACCGGCCGAATGGTGCTCCGGATACCGAGCTTCCAGAACAGGCTTTGGGCTTTAGGGTTCAGTTGTATGGGATGACAGGCCACTCGGACCTTTTCACGAACCGACAACTCACGACCCTTTGTACGCTGACCGACTTGGTTTCCGAGGCTCGGGCGCTAATTCTCACGGATTCCGGCGGAGACCACGACTATGCGAACGCTGTAGCTACATACCTGGCATTCGTATGCAGTTCCATTGCAGATGATTTGTCCACGATTGTGACCTGGCGGTCAGGGCACGGGACAGGCGCTACCCGTAGCACATTTGCACGCCAAGCCCTTCCTATGACATGGGACTTTGCGGAGGCGAATCCCTTTGCCTCCGCAGCTGGCGATTTAGGAACCTCCGCAGAAGCTCAGGCCAAAACGATCGAACGGCTTCCAGCCAAGGGATCCGTATGCGTAAGACAAGCGGACGCGATGTCGGTTGACTTCACCGGACATGTTCTGGCTACGGATCCCCCTTACTACGACAACATTGGTTATGCCGACCTAAGTGACTACTTCTATGTCTGGCTTCGGCGCTCGCTTCATACGGCTTACCCGGACCTCTTTAGCACGCTTCTCACTCCGAAGACTGAGGAACTCATAGCGAGTCCTTTCCGACATAGCGGAAGTCGAGACTTGGCGGAAGCACACTTCGAGCAAGGATTCGCGCGAGTTTTCTCTAAAGCGGCGTCGGGGAGCGACACCGATACGCCGATGATCGTCTTCTATGCATTCAAACAGAGTGAGGCGGATGCTGAGGAAGAAGGATTATCCGGGACACGGCAAGCCGTTGCATCCACCGGGTGGGAGAAGATGTTGACGGCGCTCTTGGGGGCTGGGCTCTCTGTGACCGCAACATGGCCAATGCGAACGGAACGAGGGTCTCGTTCGGTCGGTATAGGAACGAACGCTCTTGCTTCGTCCATCATCCTCGCGTGCCGCTCCAGGTCCCTCGACGCCGGAGTGACCGACAGGCGCGGGTTTCAACAAGCCCTGCGAGGCCGATTGCGAGAAGACTTGCGCATTCTTCAGTCCGGCGGAATCGCACCCGTTGACCTTGCTCAGGCCGCTATTGGCCCCGGCATGGCCGTCTTCTCTCGATATGAACGAGTAATCGAACCGGATGGACGGTCAATGAGCGTGCGTCGGGCACTCCAGCTAATAAACCAGGTGCTGGATGAGGTGACTGCGGAGCAAGAGGGCGAGTTTGACGAGGACACCCGCTGGGCGATCGCCTGGTTCTCAGAACATGGCATGGACGATGGCTCGTACGGACGCGCGGATGACCTGAGCCGTGCAAAGAACGTCTCCGTCGATGGCCTTGTGAGAGCTGGGATCGTCAAGTCCGGCGGCGGTAAGGTCCGTCTGCTCGACCGATCAGAACTTGACGCCGCGTGGGACCCCAGGACCGATCCGCGGTTGACCGTTTGGGAGGTGACGCAACACCTTATTCGCCGTCTCATGGACGATAGTGAGGCGTCTGCCGCGGAACTCCTGGCTCGAGTGGGGGGACTCGGGGATGCGGCTCGTGACCTAGCGTACAGGCTCTTCCAGATTGCGGAGTCGAAGAAGTGGGCGAAGGAAGCCAGCCCATACAACGCCCTGGCAGCGGCGTGGCCGGAGTTGTCGAGGCTTGCCGCAGCTGGGCCGATGGGCCAAGGATCGTTGAACGTCTAG